In a single window of the Ancylobacter polymorphus genome:
- a CDS encoding aspartate aminotransferase family protein yields MITPILPTYNRVDLVFERGEGAWLFTKDGERYLDFTAGIAVNVLGHAHPHLVAALTAQAGKLWHLSNLFRIEGGERLAARLTAATFADTMFFTNSGAEALECAIKMARKYHSASGQPERARIITFEGAFHGRTLATIAAGGNAKYLEGFGPAMPGFDQVPFGDLDAVKAAIGPETGAILIEPVQGEGGVRTAPWAFLRELRALCDAHGLLLILDEVQCGVGRTGKFFAHEWAGITPDIMAVAKGIGGGFPVGACLATENAAKGMTAGTHGSTYGGNPLAMSVANAVLDVVLEEGFFEQVLATSARLRQRLAELKDRHPAVIAEVRGEGLLLGLRTVVPNTDLIAAMRTEGMLAPSAADNVVRLLPPLTIGDAEIDAAFAKLDAACARIEATLKADAAKGAAA; encoded by the coding sequence GTGATCACCCCCATCCTGCCGACCTATAACCGTGTCGACCTCGTTTTCGAGCGGGGCGAGGGCGCCTGGCTGTTCACCAAGGACGGCGAGCGATATCTCGACTTCACCGCCGGCATCGCGGTGAACGTGCTCGGCCACGCCCATCCCCATCTCGTCGCCGCGCTCACCGCGCAGGCCGGCAAGCTCTGGCACCTCTCCAACCTGTTCCGCATCGAAGGCGGCGAGCGCCTCGCCGCGCGCCTCACCGCGGCGACCTTCGCCGACACCATGTTCTTTACGAACTCGGGCGCCGAGGCGCTGGAATGCGCGATCAAGATGGCGCGCAAATACCATTCCGCCAGCGGCCAGCCCGAGCGCGCCCGCATCATCACCTTCGAGGGCGCCTTCCACGGCCGCACGCTGGCGACCATCGCCGCCGGCGGCAACGCGAAATATCTCGAAGGCTTCGGCCCGGCCATGCCCGGATTCGACCAGGTGCCGTTCGGCGATCTCGACGCGGTGAAGGCGGCGATCGGCCCGGAAACCGGTGCCATCCTCATCGAGCCGGTGCAGGGCGAAGGCGGCGTGCGCACCGCGCCCTGGGCCTTCCTGCGCGAATTGCGGGCGCTGTGCGACGCGCATGGGCTGCTGCTCATCCTCGACGAGGTGCAGTGCGGCGTCGGGCGCACCGGCAAGTTCTTCGCCCATGAATGGGCCGGCATCACGCCGGATATCATGGCGGTCGCCAAGGGCATTGGCGGCGGCTTCCCCGTCGGCGCCTGCCTCGCCACCGAGAACGCCGCCAAAGGCATGACCGCCGGCACCCATGGCTCGACCTATGGCGGCAACCCGCTGGCGATGAGCGTCGCCAATGCGGTGCTGGACGTGGTGCTGGAAGAGGGTTTCTTCGAGCAGGTGCTCGCCACCTCGGCCCGGCTGCGCCAGCGCCTCGCCGAGCTGAAGGACCGCCACCCCGCGGTGATCGCGGAAGTGCGCGGCGAGGGCCTGCTGCTCGGCCTGCGCACCGTGGTGCCCAACACCGATCTCATCGCCGCCATGCGGACTGAGGGCATGCTCGCCCCCTCGGCGGCGGACAATGTCGTGCGCCTGCTGCCGCCGCTGACCATTGGCGACGCCGAAATCGACGCGGCATTCGCCAAGCTCGACGCCGCCTGCGCGCGGATC
- a CDS encoding Spy/CpxP family protein refolding chaperone — protein sequence MTSFLRLATLATVLALGATAQAQSPAPAAPPPPAEAAQPLVDLYSAEDAQATLDARLVALKTVIRLTPEQEKLWLPVEEAIRQAAKNAAGRAADRAEAEPAQDFLDVLERLAGAEAARAADLNSVIAALKPLVATLSVEQKRRIPAFLDMTDHAGRPQPTLELWIFEAEQE from the coding sequence ATGACCTCTTTCCTCAGACTGGCGACCCTCGCCACCGTGCTTGCTCTTGGCGCCACTGCGCAGGCGCAGAGCCCGGCGCCCGCCGCCCCGCCGCCCCCGGCCGAGGCGGCACAGCCGTTGGTCGACCTCTACAGCGCGGAGGACGCGCAGGCCACGCTCGACGCCCGGCTGGTGGCGCTGAAGACCGTGATCCGCCTTACCCCTGAGCAGGAAAAGCTCTGGCTGCCGGTGGAGGAGGCGATCCGCCAGGCGGCGAAGAACGCCGCCGGGCGCGCGGCGGACCGCGCGGAAGCGGAGCCGGCTCAGGACTTCCTCGACGTGCTGGAGCGGCTTGCCGGCGCGGAGGCGGCGCGCGCCGCCGACCTCAATTCAGTCATCGCCGCGCTGAAGCCGCTGGTCGCGACGCTGAGCGTGGAGCAGAAGCGCCGCATCCCGGCCTTTCTCGACATGACCGACCATGCCGGGCGTCCGCAGCCGACGCTGGAACTGTGGATCTTCGAGGCCGAGCAGGAATAG
- a CDS encoding GCG_CRPN prefix-to-repeats domain-containing protein, whose amino-acid sequence MKRLARAFPCLALLGALFGALATPAMAAPAAPQAPLALAAKVGPHITPVAQGCGPGAWRGPWGGCRDTPYYGPLPGGGYAGPPGAPVYYGNGCPPGFWRGPWGHCRDTPYHGPLPGGGWKP is encoded by the coding sequence ATGAAACGGCTTGCCCGCGCCTTCCCCTGCCTTGCCCTCCTCGGTGCCCTATTCGGTGCCCTCGCCACACCCGCCATGGCCGCCCCCGCCGCGCCGCAGGCGCCGCTCGCGCTTGCGGCAAAAGTAGGCCCGCACATTACCCCCGTCGCGCAGGGCTGTGGCCCCGGCGCCTGGCGCGGGCCGTGGGGCGGATGCCGTGACACGCCCTATTATGGCCCGCTGCCCGGGGGCGGCTATGCCGGCCCGCCCGGCGCGCCGGTCTATTACGGCAATGGCTGCCCGCCCGGCTTCTGGCGCGGGCCCTGGGGTCATTGCCGCGACACGCCCTATCACGGCCCGCTGCCCGGCGGCGGCTGGAAGCCCTGA